In a single window of the Coffea eugenioides isolate CCC68of chromosome 3, Ceug_1.0, whole genome shotgun sequence genome:
- the LOC113766381 gene encoding uncharacterized protein LOC113766381 translates to MTDLLAHVVQQQGQPPIQQPGNPGHVVESEDRALERFQKFSPPKFLGGPDPDVAEKWLEKMIDIFAALHYSEERQVTFAVFQLEGAARSWWNVIRMKWDREQTPRTWVNFVRDFNAKYFPPLVQEKKEDEFIRLRQGTQSVAEYESQFTRLSKFAPELILTEQRRVRRFIQGLNVEIQKDLAVAQINIFSDAVEKALRVENARLQVRNFQVKKRGFSASSSTQGDKGTPPKFGRGAGGGRQPGMTRGTPPRGGHNGRGPQRSVSQGSSASVTTRTLWILWETKPH, encoded by the coding sequence atgaccgacCTGTTAGCCCACGTAGTGCAACAGCAGGGCCAACCTCCTATCCAGCAACCTGGGAACCCTGGCCATGTAGTAGAGAGTGAAGATCGGGCCctagagagatttcagaagttttcTCCGCCAAAATTTCTGGGAGGGCCAGATCCAGACGTGGCCGAAAAATGGTTAGAGAAAATGATAgatatttttgccgccctaCACTATTCAGAAGAGAGACAGGTTACTTTCGCTGTATTCCAACTGGAAGGGGCCGcgcgttcttggtggaacgtgatacgaATGAAGTGGGACCGGGAACAAACCCCAAGAACATGGGTAAACTTTGTGAGGGACTTCAATGCGAAATACTTTCcccctctagtccaggaaaagaaggaggacgagttcattagaCTCCGCCAGGGGACTCAATCGGTGgctgagtacgagagccagtttactcgTTTATCTAAGTTTGCCCCTGAACTCATTCTAacggagcaaaggagagttCGGCGTTTTattcaagggctcaatgtggaaattcaaaaggatctggcggtagcccagatCAATATCTTTAGTGACGCTGTGGAGAAAGCTTTGCGAGTTGAAAATGCCAGGCTTCAAGTAAGGAACTTTCAGGTGAAAAAACGGGGGTTCTCTGCGAGTAGTTCGACCCAAGGGGATAAAGggacccctcccaagtttggaagaggAGCCGGGGGAGGAAGGCAACCGGGGATGACACGAGGGACTCCGCCGAGGGGTGGTCACAATGGACGGGGCCCGCAGAGAAGCGTCTCACAAGGAAGTTCGGCCTCAGTTACCACGCGGAccctgtggattttgtgggaaaCCAAACCACACTGA